The Malus domestica chromosome 08, GDT2T_hap1 genomic interval GAAGCCATTCGCGCGATGTTGTTCCGGATCAACGATATTATCTGTTCCCACAAATGCAAATCCAAATTGTGATCAGAAGAAGATCACAGTCGCCACCAGAAACCGTGGTAAAAGATTCAAGAAATGGTATTGCCTACCTATTTCATTTGAAAATGGCTACGCATCAGAAAAACCAGAGAGTGGTGATGAATTTCTGACTCGCTTTCAAGCTGGCCTTAGTAAACAATGGGATGCCTTTCGTCGATTTTGTCGTCCTCACACTGTAATTGGCACTGTGAGTTCCACATATACGTACATTTCCTCTCATTTATCAATATAATCACACTTGGATATCGAACAATTGCAAGCTTCACGAATTCATCTTGTTTGGTTTTCTTTTCAGGTTATAGGAATATCGTCGGTCTCTGTTCTTCCATTAGAAAATGTTACTGACCTGTCCACTGCATTTTTTGTAGGACTGTTGAAGGTAAAAAATTcaatatatgtatacatatatatatttatatgttacaTTTTTTCCCCAAATGATCATATCTTTCTGCAGGCATTGGTGCCCTCAATACTAATGAACATTTATGTGGTGGGATTGAATCAATTGTATGACGTCGAAATAGACAAGGTATATCGTTCATTCATATAATAATGGAGTTTCTAACACGGTGAAAATCTTAGTATATAGTGTTGATTTTGTATTCTTTTGCTTGGTGCTCAGGTTAACAAACCCGAACTCCCGCTTGCTTCGGGTGAATTCTCCATGGGGGCTGGGATCACAATTGTTTCCACAGTTCTGCTGATGGTAATTGACTGGCAGATACATCTACCATGTCTTATTTCTTGTTGTCATGTGGACCGTAGACGTAGGCATATACAAGcttttccaattttttcttaccatctgataattttttttttctgttaattttcaAGAGTTTTGCAATGGGATTTATGTTCAAGTCTCCGCCGCTGTTTTCTGCGCTTGTGATTAGTTTTCTTCTCGGAACGGCTTATTCCGTTGAGGTGAGTTACTTATGCTTGCTCATATAATCTCTTACTGGCTTCTGAAGAATAAAATGTGACCATCAAACCAATCAACATCTGAATTTCTCTGTCTCTCTGGCTTGAGTAGCTTCCCTTGCTTAGGTGGAAGAGGCATGCATTTCTTGCAGCTACTTGCATCCTAATCGTGAGGGCTATCGTTGTCCAGCTTGCTTTCTACGTGCACATCCAGGTATACATGCATAAAATGGTGACTCGATCCGAATGAAACAGGTTACGTACATGTAGTTGTTAATTTGTCATCCATCGGCGTTGAAGAAGTTAATTGTTTGTATTTACAGAAATATGTCCTCGGTAGACCAGTTATACTTACAAGATCACTGGCGTTTGCGGTGTTTTTCATGTGCATCTTCTCCTCCGTCATTGCTCTATTCAAGGTTAGACCTGCTGCAACTTAACTAATTACTGTAACAGATTTAATCATATATAACGAAAACAGCAATGCGGTTAATTATAGCTCAAGTGATTCAGAGCATTCAAACCTTACAACCGATATACTATCTTCGACTGGAACAATCGTAGTTACGAATTTACATTTTGCTTggcattttttttaaaggataTACCAGATGTGGATGGTGATAGAGATTTTGGCATTCAATCATTCAGTGTTAGCCTTGGGCAAGAGAAGGTTACTGAATTTCGttaatgtgtttatttttttattttattttctagggCATATTGTGTAATTCTCAGTTGAAACAATGAAGTCAAAACCTGAAGTATATTTCCTTCTTTTGCAGGTATATTGGGTATGCGTAAATATGCTGTTAATGGCATACGGTGCTGCCTTGGCCATAGGagcttcttcctcattcttgccaTGCAAGCTTTTCACTGTACGTCTGCATGTCTAACTTACGAGAGATAACGTACATGGCACCGGTACAACGTCGCGTCCCCGTGTCATGTACGTTGCTCTCCTATCCTACCTATTTTTATTTACTGTTTTACTGATATGGCTAGAATTGCAGATAATAGGGCACAGTGCACTCGCTTCCCTTCTGTGGATTCGAGCTCGGTCCGTCGACATAGCCAATAAAGCGTCACTCACTTCGTTTTACTTGTTCATCTGGAAGGTTGAATGATTTCTTGATCTCGTTTTTTCGTAATCTAAATATATACAAGGTTTTGTTTGTATAACGCTAAACTTAATACTGTTGTCGAATGCAGCTGTTTTATGCCGAGTACTTCCTCATTCCCTTCGTACGCTGAGTGGTGAAGACTTTTGGTAGCGACCATGCTCCTCCGCTGCTACTTTTTCCTTTAGCGAAGAGAAATTTACTAATAACGATTGATTTGGAATACTGCTAGAATGACGTTTACTAGATTCTCTAGTTGTATGCCGACTCCCATTTCCATGCATTTGAATCTTGTTAGTTTTTGTTGTGTTTGGCTCGATCCTCAATTCAAATGCGCAAATGCTACAAAATGCATATGTGAATTAGATCAGTTATTGATTTTTTCCTTtgcatccaagtttgaataTCTTTAATAAAGTCGAGTATTCTTAATATGGTATCATCAAATGTAAAATAAGGGAtcgtttgaaagtgcttttaagataattgaaaacaattttgaagaaagtgcttttgaaactaaTCCTTTGTAAAAGTACAACTATATCCTAAAAAATCACTCGAAGCGTTTCCTATAAGAAGCACAAAATTGATGCTTCAGAAAGCAGATCAAGTACTTTTGAACCAAAAATCATTTCACCAAAAGCACATTCAGTCATTTGAAAAGTACTTCTAAATGAGCTTTAAGATTGTGACGAAGAATAACGTTTGACAACCGAGTTGATCCAATTAACCCATACGAACCTTCCGGGACATTGGGCTTGAATTCCTTGTAATCTGGGCCTTGAAACCAACATTCACAGAGACGGTGGTTTTGGTTTGGGCCACAAATTATAGAATTCCATTTTTACCCTTCCCTTGTATCAAAACTGAAATAGCGCCGGTTTTCGCCATTCTTCGCGCTGTTAGGGTTTTCGCTGTTTTGCTCTCTGCTGTAAACTTCGCGGCGGATCTCCAAGCTCGCAAAAATGGTGacttcccctctctctctctcctctctctctctctctctctctctctcgctctctaaCTCCTATTAATGGAAAATGATTGAGTTTCTGacgagttttttttgttttttttttttggtaaatatgCGCAGCCGTCGCACAAGAGCTTCATGATCAAGAAGAAGCTGGCGAAGAAGATGAGGCAGAACAGGCCCATCCCTCACTGGATCCGTATGAGGACCGACAACACCATCAGGTCCATAAATACTTCTCCATTTACTCTAATTTTCGTTTAattgtttcttaattttctcTTAATTTTGATTTGGTTCTTGATCGGTTCCCAGATGCTTATAATTTTTCGGTTCTTTCCGTGTTGTGGATCAGGTACAATGCGAAACGCAGGCACTGGCGCCGCACCAAGCTCGGATTCTGAGGTGCTTTGCTCCCAAATTTTCAATGGCAATTTTgcatattttgtgtttttgatttaggggttttagtttttggttgtgACCTTCTTGAGTATCCATCGAGTTGTAAGAACTCATAAGAGTCTTTAGATCTCAGAAGTGCTTTTATCTTCCCCTTTTTAAATTTCAGAAGTGCTTTTAGCTTCCCCTTGAATTCTCGATTAAATCTATCTGCTGGAGAATcttgttttccttttccttgtgtTCTGTGAACTTGGTATATACAAGAAGTGCTTGATTGGTAATTTGGTAATTAGTGTTGGATCGGAGTGGATAAATATAAAATTCAAGGTAGgctgttgaatttccttttaatttccCGAATTCGGGATTAGAAAGAATAAATTTCCTTCACCACGACTAATCGCATTTTAATCTTCTCCCAATGAAAATCATTCGCCTCTCGCTTTAACATACCTTGAATTCATGTTGCCTACAAGTATCCGATCCTAAATATCGAAATTTTGTAgttaaatttattcattttctttccaaAGAGTCAGGTACAAAATCATATTtgattccaaaagcacttgaattgttttttaaagaTTCGTTGTTGTCATTTTATTAAGgattgattttaaaaatatttttattaaaaacgcttttattattttaaaaatatttcgaAGGGCGCGGAAGTGGAAATGATTATGTATTTGATGGTTGTCAGAATTATAACGAAGGGGTTTGTTGTTTAATGTAAGAGAAGGGACGTTGAAAGATCAATTTGTAATGGTGAAGTCTTTCATTAAAATAACGATATTAGAAGTAGGAGATTTATGCTAATTGAGCTCGCTATTTATAGATATTGAACTTAACTTATGATCTACAAACGTGAAATACTATCAGAGGCATTTTAATCTCCTTCTAATCATTATCATGAATTTTACGCGTCGGAAATTGAGCTCATATTGTGCTGTGTAAAATTCTGTCCCCTAGCATTTCAACCTCCTTGGGCATTTTCTCGTGTGTTTTGGAGTGTGATATTTAATCTTAAGAGAAAATTGTAGTAATAGTCTCTTAATTTTAATCCGAATAATAATCTTTCACTTAAAAATCTATTGTTATTGGTACCTTAAGTTATCAAAACGTGCATGtatggtcatttttgtcaactccgttacaattttcatcaaaatgagtcacatgcTGCGCACGTGGAGCTGAATTAAGGAACAAATATggaaaaccaaatgagaaaattaTAGTAACGATTTCTAAATCTTAATTCAATTGGAGAAATGATCACTCAATtttaacctaaaccctaaacctaattGTAGCATGATCTCGCAATTTTacctaattgtagcaatagttaTTTCAACACAATCCTAAAGTCCGACAGAGTTGGACGAAAGGACTAACGTCTtgatgagtaaataaactaatGATGACGATAACAATTTTGAAGTGACGTAGTGAAGTTCCGTTCCTACCCACACAACAATAACGATTCCAAATATATAACGGCAAAAAATCTCACCCTGATTCGCTCGCAAATCCAAAACCCACTTAACCCAGCCAATAGAAGCAAACCAACGAAAGATCACCTCGCTCAAACAGCCCAGTCATCCTCTTCGTGTTCATCgccctcctctttctctctcggtGAGTTCTCCTAATCGCTCGCATTTTAACTTAATCTCATCGTCTTCCTGGATTCCAACCACATCCGATTATACTCAATTGTTTTAATCCGCCTGAATCTGGTTAATCACATCTTAATCATCATCTCTTTAGCTCTTGATTTGCTCCTGGATCAcgtaattaatcaatttttttggCTCATCAATTTTTCTGGTGTATGTTATCTTATCTCGATTGCTGAATTCAGATGGCTTCAGCGATGCTGTCCTTAGCTTCCGTCTCGCCGTCGGCTTCTCTGTCCCATCACGAGACTCCCAAGGTACTACCGCTCTTTTAATCGTTTCGTAATTAATTCCGATTTTCGTCTTCTTCTTTGATCttactgtttggttgccgagaaaatgttaagtttccGGGAAGAGCAAATTGTAGCAATGctccctcaattttaatcaaTTTGGAGCAATGGCCcataaattaaaaatcaattaccattggttcctccatcaaaatgtgtagctatggtcattttcgttaaaattttgtCCAAATGAATTATGTTAGAAGGGCCGTTGCTGCAATTGGGGtccatcaactcatcaaaacgtgtagctatggttCCTTTCGTTAACTTCGtctaaattttgtcaaaatgagttatgttggagtGACCATTGCTATAATTAGGTTTAAGTTGagagatcattgctccaattgggttcaagttgagggatcatttctcgagttgaattaaagttgaggaaccaatggtaatagatttttagttgacgGACCAtaactacacgttttgatggGTTAAGAaatcaatggtaatgaatttttagttgagggaccattgttccaattgagttaaaattaaggggtcattgctacaatttgctCTTTCCGGGAAAACTGAGATGGTGTGTGATTTTGTTCTCGGAATCTCGGAAATCGAAATTGAAATCGAAGTACTGAACGTGTTTAGTGTGTATTTTGAACAGGGGAAGTTGAAGCTTGGGAGTACTTCTTGGAGCTTGAACAAGGAAAGAAACTGTCTATTTGCGAAGACAGAGGTATGTGCTGTGAGCTGCTATGGCTATTTTGTGGGCATTTATCGACTTTTTGCTTTGACGTTGATGCTAATGCGGTGGTGTTTTGGTTTCTGTAGTCTTTTGGTAGGGTATCTATGGTAGCTGCCGTGAATGTCTCTAAATTCGAGGGTGTAACGATGGCCCCACCTGATCCAATTCTCGGAGTGTCTGAAGCATTCAAGGCTAGCACAAACGAGTCAAAGCTCAACCTTGGAGTTGGGGCATATCGAACGGAAGATCTTCAGCCATACGTGCTTGATGTTGTTAAGAAGGTCAGATCGCTATCCTCcacaaaatacaaaaatctTTTGCTAACGAGTTATGAGATTCCACTTGATACTCCTAGGAATCGAAAGCTAATTATTGTACTTGTTTTTGTTCTTGCTGTTCAATCTGACATTCCGATTCAAAGCGACATGATTTGCTTTTGTAGGCAGAGAATCTTATGATTGAGAGGGGGGAAAACAAAGAGGTAAGCATACTCAACAATGTAACTGATCTGAATTTTTTCTTCGTAAAATTAAGATTTACTAACTTCAATATATTTACAATCATGTAGTACCTCCCAATAGAAGGTTTGGCAGCGTTCAACAAAGTGACTGCAGAGTTATTATTTGGAGCAGACAACCCAGTAATAAAGCAACAGAGAGTAAGCAAGAAATCGGAACTCATAAAATAAATCATACAGTACATCTCTTTGATCTTATCTCGgtctattaattttttatttttcattttttgaagcTAGCAACTGTCCAAGGTCTATCAGGAACTGGTTCTCTTCGCCTTGCTGGGGCTTTTATCGAACGATATTTTCCAGGGGCAAAAGTTTTAATATCATCTCCAACCTGGGGTCTGTATTATCACTTCTGTATTATTATAAGACTGTCTCAAGATTACTAATTTGTCATGTCTCAAGTCTAACATAATTGTATTGCAGGTAATcacaaaaacatttttaacgACTCTAGAGTTCCATGGTCAGAGTACCGATACTATGATCCAAAAACAGTTGGTTTGGATTTCGAGGGGATGATAGCAGACATAAAGGTAAGATAGCTTTGTGCAGGAATTGTGTAACCATGTACATATACGTTGTAGTTTTGGATTTTTGGAATCGGTACGCTCATTGATGCTAGGCTCTGGATCTTGAGCAGACATGTTTTTCAATAACTACAATTGCGATGTGTTTATATCTTCTCTATCTCTGTCTGCTGTTCTGGAGTAACCACTAATTTGTATACCGTTCTATCTTGTAGGCAGCACCTGAAGGATCTTTTGTGTTGCTTCATGGCTGTGCTCACAACCCTACCGGCATAGATCCAACCCCCGAACAGTGGGAAAAAATTGCTGATGTCATTCAAGAAAAAAACCATATCCCCTTTTTTGATGTTGCATACCAGGTATTTACAGAAATGGAAATGATAATATAGAATCTTAAGAATCAAAGTTTTGATGTTATATTTCGTATTAATTTTCATTCGTTTATTCATAAATGAACTTATGTTGATATGGTATCGTGCTGTAGGGATTTGCTAGTGGAAGCTTGGATACTGATGCAGCATCTGTCAGATTGTTTGCTGCACGTGGTCTAGAGCTTCTGGTTGCTCAGTCATACAGTAAAAACCTTGGGCTCTATGCAGAAAGAATTGGAGCAATCAATGTTGTCTGCGCATCATCTGATGCAGCAACAAGGTATAATAACCATCAATATGCATAAACGTCACTCATAATGCATAATTTTCCAAGTAACAAAGTTGCTTAATCTTATTTGAGGTTTTAATTTAATGGCTTGGGTATAATCTAAGTTCCTGTAAGTGGTTACAGTATTGTGGTTATTTGAGTCTATGATCGTAATCACTTCTGCTAGGAGTACATTGACATATCCGTTGCGACTCGTGCCTGAGTTTTTGGGATGTGCTAGTGATTAAAGCTTTTATGCTCAGGGTAAAGAGCCAATTGAAGAGGATCGCTCGACCTATGTACTCAAATCCTCCAATCCACGGTGCTAGAATTGTGGCCAATGTAGTTGGAGATCCAGCACTCTTCAACGAGTGGAAAGCAGAGATGGAGATGATGGCTGGAAGGATAAAGGGCGTGAGACAAAAACTATACGATAACCTGACTGCAACAGATAAGAGTGGAAAGGATTGGTCATTTATACTTAAGCAGATCGGCATGTTTTCATTCACCGGCTTAAACAAAGCTCAGGTAAATCCTCATTCTTTAAGTCCTGTGATTTGATCTTTATTTCTCTGCACAGCTCCTAGATTTAAACTGGTCTCCTTCCGATTTGTCTGGTCAGACCGAAAACATGACAAACAAGTGGCATGTATACATGACAAAGGACGGGAGGATTTCCCTGGCAGGATTATCTTTGGCGAAATGTGAATACCTCTCGGATGACATCATTGATTCGTACCACAATGTTAGTTGAAGCAACTTTGACTAAGCTGGCATACAAGTCCGAACGAGGCGTAGAAAATTTTGGTGAGCCTGATAATTAAACAGTTATTACCATACTTGACTGAGATCTTGTAAAATAAGCATCTGCAGAATCGGGGCCATCTCCGGGTCATAAATCGAAGACATAACAGAGATTGTAATACTTATGTCCGTACGAAGTTCATATCGTTGGAAACATTTATTTGAACAAAATACTCATGGTCCTGACTCCGTTTTTATTGAATACATATATCAAATCACACAAAAACAGCAAAATTAAAGCACTGCTTCTTCCCTGGCCCGAGGCCTAGCTCGTCCCTGGCATCGACTATAGCTGCCAGTGTGGCCATGGCACGGCGAAGAACTTCATCATCCCCTGTTTGCAGTGAGACCTGTTGGCTCCCTGACTGCAAGCAAAGTAGTGTGGCCGCCACTGGTTCAGCACAAACTTAAACCCCTGGCCGCCTCCCTGCGTAGCTTTTGCCACCAGCTTTGCCCTACGGAAATCACATGTTATGTAGCTCCACAGGTCCGGCAGCAAGTACACGTCATGAGCGCCGGCGTTGCTTGGTGCACTGTACTTGAAAACTGCACatcaaaaaaatggaaaatatatGACACACATTGTGAATAGCTGGAATTTTCTCTAACGCAAGATAGTTGCGGGATGTAAGTAACTGGTTTGATCGGCGCAATACGTCCGGTTGACTTACCTAGCGTGTCCTTGATGTAATATGGGCCATTTTTGAGAGTCCAGTCAGTGTAGTTGAAGCCGAAACGCCAACCTTGAGAGCCTCCTACGACGACAGTTTTGGCTTGGCAAACCGCCAACAAAGAGACAGCTACGGCAATCAAAACAACGCCTTGTGAAGAGAAACTGAAACCCATGTTTGAATTCCTGAATAGGGGAGGGAGATTAGAGAAATGTAATTAAGGTGGAATTTGTGACTAATGAGATTGAGGTGATGGGGGGTTTGAGCAGATTGGTGGGTTTATATAGTACATTTTGGTCATATGTTATGAAGCAAGTCGGCCGGAAAATCGCCTTCTTTTCTCACTAGAGTTGGGTATAAAGTGGCAAAAAAAGGTGCAGAGATTTTGAGGGAGTTCTAAATTAACATTTTTGTTGATATAAAATGTAAGATTTGTCAAATATTTTGTGgtggcttttggttttctccTAATGCCAATGTCGTTTTCAACCATTTAGAGTTGGTAGGATGGGATAACCAAGAGGGGGGAGGGTGTCAAAATGTTGACGAGTGGGCTTGTGGTTAGAATTTTGGCCAAACTCCACTCAGAGGGagaaaaacatgttcatgggTATGATTAGGGAGGGATTACGGCCTCTAGAAACAACTAAACGTGGGTTAGTGCGTGGCAGACCACCATTAACCTAGAGAATTCAACGGAAAAGTAACTTGCAAAAAATTTGTAACTTAGTTAGTTAAGGATACTCTACTTATTACCGTTTGTttctaacaaaaataaaataaaaagtaatctCTGTTGTAAAAGTTGTGGGGGTGAATGCGCCCACATGCTTTTGGCAAAAGGTAAGAAGAACAGTGATGTATTTGTTGTTGTGTGATGTTTTAAAAAGTGACAATCATTTCATCTTTGTAAGTTTTCACGAGAGTGGCTCTATTTAAAGCTCAGTTTCGCAATCCTTGTTTTCGTTGGCCAATAGTATGCAGGCTGTGCAATTCTTTGCTTAATTTTGTTGTGGAGGTTGAGAGTAGGAACTCGGAGTGGCTTAACATTGTCATGGCAGATGCAGAGAACTCGAAATGGCATCCCGAGGTACCCTTCATCCTCAACATTTTCTCCATATACatgttatatattttaatttttcgaCCTTGTAATATGAAAACACActggtttttgttattttgaagCTTGTAGTGTCAAGGAAATGCTATGAAAATTACATCACCGATTTGGGTTTGAAACCGCGCTTGAATACACGTTGAAGCTAATAGATTGTCTGATAGTTTTTCCGTCGCTGGAAATGCAAATGCAGCTCCTCCATTACGACATCAGATATGTGCATTGCTTTGTTATAGTGGACAAGAAGGGGATGGCACCGGCAAAGACGGGGATTCCGATCAGTCGACTGCAcgtagacctagtttgggagtgaggtgcttaaaaaaaaagcactagagggttttaggtgtttggtaaactgaaaaaaaagagcttattttggaagctgatgtgagaataagctgaaatcaaaggaaaaagctgaagctgctatttgtagctttggaaaa includes:
- the LOC103440854 gene encoding homogentisate phytyltransferase 1, chloroplastic-like — translated: MLQYKSPRSWSCPHVQVAVLKLTHCNLTKNKKPFARCCSGSTILSVPTNANPNCDQKKITVATRNRGKRFKKWYCLPISFENGYASEKPESGDEFLTRFQAGLSKQWDAFRRFCRPHTVIGTVIGISSVSVLPLENVTDLSTAFFVGLLKALVPSILMNIYVVGLNQLYDVEIDKVNKPELPLASGEFSMGAGITIVSTVLLMSFAMGFMFKSPPLFSALVISFLLGTAYSVELPLLRWKRHAFLAATCILIVRAIVVQLAFYVHIQKYVLGRPVILTRSLAFAVFFMCIFSSVIALFKDIPDVDGDRDFGIQSFSVSLGQEKVYWVCVNMLLMAYGAALAIGASSSFLPCKLFTIIGHSALASLLWIRARSVDIANKASLTSFYLFIWKLFYAEYFLIPFVR
- the LOC103440752 gene encoding large ribosomal subunit protein eL39z/eL39x → MPSHKSFMIKKKLAKKMRQNRPIPHWIRMRTDNTIRYNAKRRHWRRTKLGF
- the LOC103440751 gene encoding aspartate aminotransferase, chloroplastic; the protein is MASAMLSLASVSPSASLSHHETPKGKLKLGSTSWSLNKERNCLFAKTESFGRVSMVAAVNVSKFEGVTMAPPDPILGVSEAFKASTNESKLNLGVGAYRTEDLQPYVLDVVKKAENLMIERGENKEYLPIEGLAAFNKVTAELLFGADNPVIKQQRLATVQGLSGTGSLRLAGAFIERYFPGAKVLISSPTWGNHKNIFNDSRVPWSEYRYYDPKTVGLDFEGMIADIKAAPEGSFVLLHGCAHNPTGIDPTPEQWEKIADVIQEKNHIPFFDVAYQGFASGSLDTDAASVRLFAARGLELLVAQSYSKNLGLYAERIGAINVVCASSDAATRVKSQLKRIARPMYSNPPIHGARIVANVVGDPALFNEWKAEMEMMAGRIKGVRQKLYDNLTATDKSGKDWSFILKQIGMFSFTGLNKAQTENMTNKWHVYMTKDGRISLAGLSLAKCEYLSDDIIDSYHNVS
- the LOC103440750 gene encoding uncharacterized protein, with the translated sequence MGFSFSSQGVVLIAVAVSLLAVCQAKTVVVGGSQGWRFGFNYTDWTLKNGPYYIKDTLVFKYSAPSNAGAHDVYLLPDLWSYITCDFRRAKLVAKATQGGGQGFKFVLNQWRPHYFACSQGANRSHCKQGMMKFFAVPWPHWQL